From a single Lolium rigidum isolate FL_2022 chromosome 7, APGP_CSIRO_Lrig_0.1, whole genome shotgun sequence genomic region:
- the LOC124669975 gene encoding gibberellin 3-beta-dioxygenase 2-like encodes MARALELSAAFFALPDEEKAKVRLAEGSSSAPLPAGYARQPARSADKNEYLLVFNPKLWLNVYPAEPAGFRSSVPSNSNFYSLFLDALEECYAKLTDLGLLIQDILNECMGLPPGFLAEFNADRNFNFLTPLRYFPATSAEETNGICAHEDANLVTFVLQDNVGGLEVLGSDGWVPAELIEGTIIANIGDIVQVLSNNKFKSATHRVVRKPGAHRHSLAFFFNLHGDRWVEPLPQFAGNVGEAPRYRGFKYGDYMQMRMRNKTHPPSRPEDVVDITHYAI; translated from the exons ATGGCGCGCGCGCTCGAGCTTTCGGCGGCGTTCTTCGCGCTGCCGGACGAGGAGAAGGCCAAGGTGCGGCTGGCGGAGGGGTCGTCCAGTGCGCCGCTCCCGGCAGGGTACGCGCGGCAACCCGCGCGCTCCGCCGACAAGAACGAGTACCTGCTCGTCTTCAATCCCAAGCTCTGGCTCAACGTGTACCCCGCCGAGCCTGCCGGATTCAGGTCATCAGTTCCTTCCAATTCCAACTTCTACTCCCTTTTCTT GGATGCGCTGGAGGAATGCTACGCCAAGCTCACCGACCTGGGGCTGCTCATCCAAGACATCCTCAACGAGTGCATGGGCCTACCGCCAGGCTTCCTCGCCGAGTTCAACGCCGACCGCAACTTCAACTTCCTCACGCCGCTGCGCTACTTCCCGGCGACGTCGGCAGAGGAGACCAACGGCATCTGTGCGCACGAGGACGCCAACCTCGTCACCTTCGTCCTGCAGGACAACGTTGGCGGCCTGGAGGTCCTCGGCAGCGATGGCTGGGTCCCGGCCGAGCTCATCGAGGGCACCATTATCGCCAACATAGGCGATATCGTGCAGGTTCTGAGCAACAATAAGTTCAAGAGCGCGACGCACCGGGTGGTTAGGAAGCCGGGAGCGCACCGGCACTCGCTcgccttcttcttcaacctccacggGGACAGGTGGGTCGAGCCGTTGCCGCAGTTCGCCGGCAACGTCGGCGAAGCGCCAAGGTATAGGGGGTTCAAGTATGGAGATTATATGCAGATGCGCATGAGGAACAAGACCCACCCGCCGTCAAGGCCCGAGGACGTCGTCGACATCACTCATTACGCCATCTAG
- the LOC124677140 gene encoding cullin-3B-like — translation MYPIPADASATVQRPPGRRTAPRIQPFKRVADPDFVLRTCLTLSSAFRQIYAGHAQDLNFESLYRCTYNVCVGHGDEVLYTQVATTMAAEVEKLAGSLENTASAPDDEFLRELLGRWKKHSNAVTMIRDVVMYMERTFLEFRHKAPVCELGLRAWRDGMLRPDGEVLGPHQDASATRARPGRRASDEGLHECSLPRNQEHSGRRRAVAVT, via the exons ATGTACCCGATCCCAGCAGACGCGAGCGCGACGGTCCAGAGGCCGCCGGGACGACGTACAGCGCCACGAATCCAGCCCTTTAAGCGCGTCGCCGACCCCGACTTCGTCCTCAGGACCTGCCTGACGCTCTCCTCCGCCTTCCGCCAAATATACGCAGGACACGCCCAAGACCTCAACTTCGAGAGTCTCTACAG GTGCACATACAATGTTTGTGTCGGCCATGGCGACGAAGTGCTCTACACCCAGGTCGCGACCAccatggcggcggaggtggagaagcTTGCGGGGTCTCTCGAGAACACCGCATCCGCGCCGGACGATGAGTTCCTGCGGGAGCTGCTAGGCAGGTGGAAGAAGCACAGCAATGCCGTCACAATGATCCGCGACGTCGTAATGTACATGGAGCGGACGTTCCTCGAGTTCAGACACAAGGCGCCCGTCTGTGAGCTCGGCCTCAGGGCGTGGCGCGACGGTATGCTCCGCCCAGATGGTGAG GTACTGGGACCTCACCAGGATGCATCGGCTACTCGGGCGCGTCCAGGGCGGCGTGCCAGCGATGAGGGACTGCATGAATGCTCACTTCCAAGAAATCAGGAACACAGCGGGCGACGACGAGCGGTTGCTGTCACGTGA